The window TTACCTATTCAAAAGATCGTGAATCATTTCAACGCGCAATGGCAATGGATGTAGATGGCTATATTTCACTAAACTCACATCCCGAAGAACTCATTTATGCCTTTCAATTGATTCAAAAAGGAAGGAAATATTATGACCCGGACATAATAGACATGCTCGTGCAAACACAAAAGAAACACCGAATGGATACCAACCTTGTAGAGCTTCTCACTTCTAAGGAAAGAGAAGTATTGCAAAAACTTGGGATGGGATTTTCGAATAAACAAATAGCCAAAAACCTATTCATTTCAGAAAATACGGTGAAAAAGCATGTTAGCCAAATTTTATCGAAATTGGACCTTAGTGATCGTACACAAGTTGCGCTCTATGCGAATGAAACAGGATTGGTACAATATAATTATGTTGTGCCGTTTTAATAATGCGTTCCTAAAACTTAAACTAGTATTGCATGCTGGGAAATAGTTTTAACAATCTTAAATATTCTCGTACTCTAAGCTTGCGAAGAGAAGAAAAGCGCTTATTTTGATAGGGACTAACTATTGTCACACACCTTTTGTCTATTAACAGTAACTGTAGCCAAGCTAACCCTCTTCTCCAAAAAAAAAGCACTCAAACAACGGATTTTCTCCTCCGTGTTTGAGTGCTTTTAAAATTGAATAAATTATTTAATATTATAGAAAGAGTTTAAACCTTCGTAGCGTGCTGTTGCACCTAGTTGGTCTTCGATGCGTAATAATTGGTTGTATTTTGCAACGCGGTCTGTACGAGATGGTGCACCTGTTTTAATTTGACCAGCGTTTGTAGCTACTGCGATGTCTGCAATTGTCGCGTCTTCTGATTCACCAGAACGGTGCGAGATAACGGCTGTATAGCCAGCGCGTTTTGCCATTTCGATCGCTTCGAACGTTTCAGTTAATGTACCGATTTGGTTCACTTTAACTAAAATTGAGTTACCAACGCCTTGTTCGATACCTTCAGCAAGTTTCGCTGTGTTAGTAACGAATAGATCGTCTCCTACTAATTGTACGCGGTTACCGATGCGCTCAGTTAATAATTTGTGACCAGCCCAGTCGTTTTCGTCTAAGCCGTCTTCGATTGAGATGATTGGGTATTTAGAAGTTAATTCTTCGTACCAAGCAACCATTTCTTCTGAAGTACGAACTACGCCTTCACCTTTTAAATGGTACTTGCCGTCTTCTTTGTTATATAACTCTGAAGATGCTACGTCCATTGCTAAGCGAATTTCTTCGCCTGCTTTGTAACCTGCTTTTTCGATTGCTTCTAAAATTACTGTTATCGCTTCTTCGTTTGAGCCTAAGTTTGGAGCAAAACCGCCTTCATCCCCAACAGCAGTGTTGTAACCTTTTTCTTTTAATACCGCTTTTAAGTGGTGGAAAATTTCTGTACCCATGCGTAATGCGTGTTTGAAGTTTTCAGCACCTACTGGCATAATCATGAACTCTTGCACGTCTACGTTATTATCTGCGTGCTCACCACCATTGATGATGTTCATCATTGGTACTGGTAATTGTTTTGAGTTGAAGCCACCAAGGTATTGGTATAATGGCACATCAAGGTAATCTGCTGCTGCATGTGCAACGGCCATTGATACACCAAGGATTGCGTTGGCACCTAATTTACCTTTGTTTTCTGTACCGTCAAGTGCGATTAACGCTTGGTCGATCACAACTTGGTCTAATACTGAATATTGGTTTTCTAATTCTTCGGCGATTAGCGTGTTGACATTTTCAACTGCTTTTTCAACGCCTTTACCTAAATAACGGCCTTTGTCGCCATCGCGTAATTCTACTGCTTCATATTCACCAGTTGATGCACCAGATGGCACGATTGCGCGACCGAATGCGCCTGATTCTGTAAATACTTCTACTTCTACTGTCGGGTTACCGCGAGAGTCTAAAACTTCACGAGCATATACTTGAGTAATGAATGGCATAATAAAAATCTCCTCTTTAAGTAAAATTGATAAGTTGCCTGCCTAGTTGCACAAGCTATATAATTAGCCAAAATCAATAATTAATCTTGATTTGTTGGCAAAATTAATGATTTCCCTGTCATTTCAACAGGTTGTTCAATTGTTAATAACTGTAGCATTGTTGGTGCTAAGTCTGCTAAAACGCCATCTTGATGTAATACCACACCCGGCTTCGTCACAATAACAGGAACCGGATTTGTCGTATGGGCTGTCATCGGATGATCATCTAGTGTTATGACCTCATCTGAATTTCCGTGGTCCGCTGTAATAATTGCCTTACCGCCTTTTGCGATAATTGCATCTACCACTTTCCCTAAGCATTCATCTACAACTTCAATCGCTTTAATTGTAGGCTCTAGCATACCTGAGTGTCCAACCATATCTGGATTGGCAAAGTTTAATATAATTGCATCAAATTTATCTGCTGCAATTGCTTGAAGCAGTGCATCTGTCACTTCATAAGCACTCATCTCAGGCTGTAAGTCATACGTCGCTACTTTTGGCGAATTAATTAAAATACGC is drawn from Solibacillus sp. R5-41 and contains these coding sequences:
- the eno gene encoding phosphopyruvate hydratase, with product MPFITQVYAREVLDSRGNPTVEVEVFTESGAFGRAIVPSGASTGEYEAVELRDGDKGRYLGKGVEKAVENVNTLIAEELENQYSVLDQVVIDQALIALDGTENKGKLGANAILGVSMAVAHAAADYLDVPLYQYLGGFNSKQLPVPMMNIINGGEHADNNVDVQEFMIMPVGAENFKHALRMGTEIFHHLKAVLKEKGYNTAVGDEGGFAPNLGSNEEAITVILEAIEKAGYKAGEEIRLAMDVASSELYNKEDGKYHLKGEGVVRTSEEMVAWYEELTSKYPIISIEDGLDENDWAGHKLLTERIGNRVQLVGDDLFVTNTAKLAEGIEQGVGNSILVKVNQIGTLTETFEAIEMAKRAGYTAVISHRSGESEDATIADIAVATNAGQIKTGAPSRTDRVAKYNQLLRIEDQLGATARYEGLNSFYNIK
- a CDS encoding response regulator transcription factor, translated to MKILLVDEQAIIRRGLISILSSEDKLEISGEASSTQEALHLMQSERPDLTIVDFHLGNECGLELINEARKLGCTSKFAILTYSKDRESFQRAMAMDVDGYISLNSHPEELIYAFQLIQKGRKYYDPDIIDMLVQTQKKHRMDTNLVELLTSKEREVLQKLGMGFSNKQIAKNLFISENTVKKHVSQILSKLDLSDRTQVALYANETGLVQYNYVVPF